In the Thauera sedimentorum genome, one interval contains:
- a CDS encoding TonB-dependent copper receptor gives MQHRQTRLTAALIALPFALPVAAAEETTLAPQVVTAAPMSEPLTVVTDPRAPRQPIPALDGADILKTIPGFSVIRKGGTSGDPVFRGMAGSRLNILLDGENILGGCGGRMDPPTAYVFPESYDRMTVLKGPQTVIHGPGNSAGTVLFERSRERASEAGGAVDASITAGSFQRLDLMGEGRYATPDFYLRGTATRTRADDYEDGDGNDVHSAYKRWSGTVALGWTPDDDTVLELTYARSDGEAAYADRTMDGTVFDRENVGLRFEKRKLSPVVEKLEALVYRNYIDHVMDNFSLRDGTMPGMRMVSNPDRLTRGARVAADLRLAEPTLLTVGVDGQSNDHTLRSAMGVNAEDAYQDKARSTDATFRNHGVFGELRHELGDQDRLIGGLRVDRWRAKDHRRGAIVTAGQRRSDTLTSGFARWEHDLADGATTAYAGLGRSERFPDYWELISQNKQSLTTNSAFLTKPEQTTQLDLGINWDAGTVSGSVSAFYADIDDYILIDKVTKGGGVTTVRNIDARSYGLEAGLAWRFARNWQTDASLAWVHGRNRTDDTALAQQPPLEARFGLNWDNGTWSAGALWRLVAAQNRVDPGKGNIAGQDVGETSGFGVFSINGGYRMNKRVKITAGIDNLFDKKYAEHLSKSGAAITGYEADTRVNEPGRTLWVKASLALD, from the coding sequence ATGCAACACCGTCAAACCCGTCTTACCGCCGCGCTCATCGCGCTGCCCTTCGCCCTGCCCGTCGCGGCCGCAGAGGAGACCACCCTCGCCCCGCAGGTCGTCACCGCCGCGCCGATGAGCGAACCGCTCACCGTGGTCACCGACCCGCGCGCACCGCGCCAGCCTATCCCCGCACTGGACGGCGCCGACATCCTCAAGACCATCCCGGGCTTCTCGGTGATCCGCAAGGGCGGCACCAGCGGCGACCCGGTGTTCCGCGGCATGGCCGGCTCGCGGCTCAACATCCTGCTCGACGGCGAGAACATCCTGGGCGGCTGCGGCGGCCGCATGGACCCGCCCACCGCCTACGTCTTCCCGGAATCCTATGACCGCATGACGGTGCTGAAAGGCCCGCAGACCGTGATCCACGGCCCCGGCAACTCGGCCGGCACGGTGCTGTTCGAACGCAGCCGCGAACGTGCGAGCGAGGCCGGCGGCGCGGTGGACGCCAGCATCACCGCGGGCAGCTTCCAGCGCCTCGACCTGATGGGCGAAGGCCGCTACGCCACGCCGGACTTCTACCTGCGCGGCACCGCAACCCGCACGCGCGCGGACGATTACGAGGACGGCGACGGCAACGATGTGCACTCCGCCTACAAGCGCTGGAGCGGCACCGTGGCCCTGGGCTGGACGCCGGACGACGACACCGTGCTGGAACTGACCTATGCGCGCAGCGACGGCGAGGCCGCCTACGCCGACCGCACGATGGACGGCACGGTGTTCGACCGCGAGAACGTCGGCCTGCGCTTCGAGAAGCGCAAGCTCAGCCCGGTGGTCGAGAAGCTGGAAGCCCTGGTCTATCGCAACTACATCGACCACGTGATGGACAACTTCAGCCTGCGCGACGGCACCATGCCCGGCATGCGCATGGTGAGCAACCCGGACCGCCTGACGCGCGGCGCGCGCGTCGCCGCCGACCTGCGCCTGGCCGAGCCGACCCTGCTGACCGTCGGCGTCGACGGCCAGAGCAACGATCACACCCTCCGTTCGGCCATGGGCGTCAACGCGGAGGATGCGTACCAGGACAAGGCCCGCAGCACCGACGCCACCTTCCGCAATCACGGCGTGTTCGGCGAACTGCGCCACGAACTGGGCGACCAGGACCGCCTGATCGGTGGCCTGCGGGTCGACCGCTGGCGCGCGAAGGACCATCGCCGCGGCGCAATCGTCACCGCCGGGCAGCGCCGCAGCGATACGCTGACCAGCGGCTTCGCCCGCTGGGAGCATGACCTGGCCGACGGCGCGACCACCGCCTATGCCGGCCTGGGGCGCAGCGAACGCTTCCCGGATTACTGGGAACTGATCTCGCAGAACAAGCAGAGCCTGACCACCAACAGCGCCTTCCTGACCAAACCCGAGCAGACCACCCAGCTCGACCTCGGGATCAACTGGGACGCCGGCACCGTGTCGGGCAGCGTCTCGGCCTTCTACGCCGACATCGACGACTACATCCTGATCGACAAGGTCACCAAGGGCGGCGGCGTCACCACCGTGCGCAACATCGACGCCCGCAGCTACGGCCTCGAGGCCGGTCTGGCCTGGCGCTTCGCCCGCAACTGGCAGACCGACGCCAGCCTCGCCTGGGTCCACGGCCGCAACCGGACCGACGACACCGCGCTCGCGCAGCAACCGCCTCTCGAGGCGCGATTCGGCCTGAACTGGGACAACGGCACCTGGTCGGCCGGCGCGCTGTGGCGGCTGGTGGCCGCGCAGAACCGGGTCGACCCGGGCAAGGGCAACATCGCCGGCCAGGACGTCGGGGAAACCTCCGGCTTCGGCGTGTTCTCGATCAACGGCGGCTACCGGATGAACAAGCGGGTGAAGATCACCGCCGGCATCGACAACCTGTTCGACAAGAAGTACGCCGAGCACCTGTCGAAGAGCGGCGCCGCGATCACCGGCTACGAGGCCGACACCCGGGTGAACGAGCCGGGCCGCACGCTGTGGGTGAAGGCCTCGCTGGCCCTCGACTGA
- a CDS encoding MBL fold metallo-hydrolase: MGVLRAVAMVMCGLLAAVAVRAADMKPVQVGPHSWYVMGQAGMASAVNEGFMSNAGFVITDEGVVVFDALGTPVLAEQLIGEIRKLTAQPIRRVIVSHYHADHFYGLQAFKAVGAEVWAHQAGRALLESEGAQARLAQRRADLFPFVDDKTRLVPADRWLEGDSEFVLGGLTFRLVRLGPAHSPDDMGMEVVEDRVLYAGDMLFRGRVPFVGEADTARWLQALDRLIAAQPAVLVPGHGPASTDPQADLVLTRDYLRFLREEMGRAVAELKSFDEAYEEVDWSRWAKLPAFREANRNNAYNVFLQMERGSLK, translated from the coding sequence ATGGGTGTCCTGCGGGCGGTAGCGATGGTGATGTGCGGCTTGCTGGCGGCGGTCGCGGTGCGTGCGGCGGACATGAAGCCGGTGCAGGTGGGGCCGCACAGTTGGTACGTGATGGGCCAGGCGGGCATGGCCTCGGCGGTCAACGAGGGCTTCATGTCCAACGCCGGCTTCGTGATCACCGATGAGGGCGTGGTGGTGTTCGACGCGCTGGGTACGCCGGTGCTGGCCGAGCAGTTGATCGGCGAGATCCGCAAGCTCACCGCGCAGCCGATCCGCAGGGTGATCGTCAGCCACTACCACGCCGACCACTTTTACGGCCTGCAGGCTTTCAAGGCGGTCGGCGCGGAGGTGTGGGCGCACCAGGCCGGGCGAGCGCTGCTCGAATCCGAGGGCGCGCAGGCGCGTCTGGCGCAGCGACGCGCGGACCTCTTTCCCTTTGTCGACGACAAGACCCGCCTGGTGCCTGCCGACCGTTGGCTGGAGGGCGACAGCGAGTTCGTTCTGGGTGGGCTGACCTTCCGTCTGGTGCGCCTGGGGCCGGCGCATTCGCCCGACGACATGGGCATGGAAGTGGTGGAAGACCGCGTGCTTTACGCCGGCGACATGCTGTTCCGCGGCCGTGTGCCCTTCGTCGGTGAGGCGGACACCGCGCGCTGGCTGCAGGCGCTCGACCGCCTGATCGCCGCTCAGCCGGCGGTACTGGTGCCCGGACACGGTCCGGCGTCGACAGACCCGCAGGCCGATCTGGTGCTGACCCGCGACTACCTGCGCTTCCTGCGCGAGGAGATGGGCCGCGCGGTGGCCGAGCTGAAGTCCTTCGACGAGGCCTACGAGGAGGTCGACTGGAGCCGCTGGGCCAAGCTGCCGGCCTTCCGCGAGGCCAACCGCAACAACGCTTACAACGTGTTCCTGCAGATGGAGCGCGGCTCGCTGAAATGA
- a CDS encoding DUF3096 domain-containing protein: protein MNINISLAPLLALIAGILVLLVPKLLNYIVALYLIIIGVMGLLGIGSIHLR from the coding sequence ATGAACATCAACATCAGCCTCGCTCCGCTGCTGGCGCTGATCGCCGGCATCCTGGTCCTGCTGGTGCCCAAGCTGCTCAACTACATCGTCGCGCTCTACCTGATCATCATCGGGGTGATGGGGCTGCTGGGGATCGGCAGCATCCACCTGCGCTAG
- a CDS encoding acyl-CoA thioesterase yields MRMQQQGFMAVVGTADDNRHTFPEDAHGSATPTLMVDMVFPEQANHHGTLFGGAALSMMDKLAFLVATRATRRPMVTACSGQIDFRSPVAQGRLVELAGEVVRRGTRSVDVEVRVIAEDLATGERHDSLGGRFTLVAVGGERARPNAVELASPGPEGIGPVSSMVEMVFPGHTNHFGTLFGGQALAWLGKAAFVAAARHARMPVVMAASERIDFHAPVLEGEIVDLAARVLRVGNSSMSVEVIMHAEELLTGQRRLCTRGRFTMVALGYDGRPVPVPQPAEPTC; encoded by the coding sequence ATGCGCATGCAACAGCAAGGGTTCATGGCCGTCGTGGGGACGGCCGACGACAATCGTCACACTTTCCCGGAAGATGCCCACGGTTCGGCCACGCCGACCCTGATGGTCGACATGGTGTTTCCCGAGCAGGCCAATCACCACGGCACGCTGTTCGGTGGAGCGGCGCTGTCCATGATGGACAAGCTCGCCTTCCTTGTGGCCACGCGCGCCACCCGCCGGCCGATGGTTACCGCGTGCAGCGGGCAGATCGATTTCCGCTCACCGGTCGCGCAAGGGCGACTGGTCGAACTGGCGGGTGAGGTGGTGCGGCGCGGTACGCGCTCGGTGGACGTGGAGGTTCGGGTGATCGCCGAGGACCTTGCGACCGGTGAGCGTCATGACAGCCTGGGCGGCCGGTTCACGCTGGTTGCGGTGGGAGGGGAACGGGCGCGGCCGAATGCGGTGGAGTTGGCGTCGCCCGGGCCCGAAGGCATCGGTCCCGTTTCATCGATGGTGGAGATGGTCTTTCCCGGGCACACCAACCACTTCGGCACCTTGTTCGGCGGCCAGGCGCTGGCCTGGCTCGGAAAGGCTGCTTTCGTCGCCGCGGCGCGCCATGCACGCATGCCGGTGGTCATGGCCGCGTCTGAGCGCATCGATTTCCATGCGCCGGTGCTCGAAGGCGAGATCGTCGATCTGGCCGCCCGCGTGTTGCGGGTGGGCAATAGCTCGATGAGCGTGGAGGTGATCATGCATGCGGAGGAGTTGCTCACCGGCCAGCGTCGCCTGTGTACCCGTGGCCGCTTCACGATGGTCGCGCTCGGCTATGACGGTCGCCCGGTGCCGGTGCCCCAGCCGGCCGAACCCACTTGCTGA
- a CDS encoding ribonucleoside-diphosphate reductase subunit alpha: MQAVASHTETESSVPRKGPPPSELAQAARAFEVIRRNGAIVPFNADKIALAMTKAFLAVEGGQGGASARVRDLVARLTSAVVQALTRRLPGGGTVHIEDIQDQVELALMREGCHDVARAYVLYRERRAAERAAEAAAGGGQAAAEPLLHAVDGERRIPLERAVLRARCVEACEGLRGVSPDTVLEHALTNLYDGVPLAAVRQALVLAARTLIEREPDYAKVAARLLLDSLRAEVLGRAASQADMVAGYAECFPALIKRGIEAALLDPRLGEYDLARLAAALDATNDLRFNYLGLQTLYDRYFLHVDNTRIELPQTFFMRVAMGLALNEIDREARAIEFYRLLATFDFMSSTPTLFNSGTRHSQLSSCYLTTVADDLEGIYQAIKENALLQKFAGGLGNDWTPVRALGSLIRGTNGKSQGVIPFLKVVNDTAVAVNQGGKRKGAVCAYLESWHLDIEEFLELRKNTGDERRRTHDMNTANWIPDLFMKRVMEGGEWTLFSPVDVPDLHERFGRDFEAAYLGYEERAARGELKLFKKIPALQLWRKMLTMLFETGHPWITFKDACNVRSPQQHVGVVHSSNLCTEITLNTSADETAVCNLGSVNLPAHLVQGADGRWTLDHDKLARTVRSAMRLLDNVIDINYYATPKARTSNLRHRPVGLGMMGFADCLHRMGVAYASDEAVAFADVSAEALCYHAYLASTELAEERGRYSSYEGSLWSRGVLPADTLALLAESRGGFVEVERGGALDWEALRERIARHGMRNSNCVAIAPTATIANIVGVSASIEPDYQNLYVKSNLSGEFTVVNEYLVEELKALELWDDVMIADLKYFDGSLAPIDRVPAELKARYATAFETDPAWLVEAAARRQKWIDQAQSLNLYVAAPSGRKLDELYRLAWTRGLKTTYYLRTLGATAMEKTGARGAEPAAEAQFCAIDNPDCEACQ, encoded by the coding sequence ATGCAGGCAGTCGCCAGCCATACCGAAACCGAATCCTCCGTCCCCCGCAAGGGCCCGCCGCCGTCCGAGCTGGCACAGGCGGCGCGCGCCTTTGAGGTGATCCGCCGCAACGGTGCGATCGTGCCCTTCAATGCCGACAAGATCGCGCTGGCGATGACCAAGGCCTTCCTCGCCGTCGAAGGCGGGCAGGGCGGGGCCTCCGCGCGGGTGCGTGACCTGGTGGCCCGGCTGACCAGCGCCGTGGTGCAGGCGCTCACCCGCCGCCTGCCGGGCGGCGGCACGGTGCACATCGAGGACATCCAGGACCAGGTGGAACTCGCGCTGATGCGCGAAGGCTGCCACGACGTGGCGCGCGCCTACGTGCTGTACCGCGAACGGCGCGCGGCCGAGCGCGCGGCCGAAGCCGCCGCCGGTGGCGGGCAGGCGGCCGCCGAGCCGCTGCTGCATGCGGTCGATGGCGAGCGCCGCATCCCGCTGGAGCGCGCGGTGCTGCGCGCGCGCTGCGTCGAAGCCTGCGAAGGTTTGCGCGGCGTGTCGCCCGACACCGTGCTCGAGCACGCGCTGACCAACCTCTACGACGGCGTGCCGCTGGCGGCGGTGCGCCAGGCGCTGGTGCTGGCCGCGCGCACGTTGATCGAGCGCGAGCCGGACTACGCCAAGGTCGCTGCCCGCCTGCTGCTCGACAGCCTGCGTGCGGAAGTGCTGGGCCGCGCGGCAAGCCAAGCAGACATGGTCGCCGGCTACGCCGAGTGCTTCCCTGCGCTGATCAAGCGCGGCATCGAAGCCGCGCTGCTCGACCCGCGCCTGGGCGAGTACGACCTGGCGCGCCTGGCTGCCGCGCTCGATGCGACCAACGACCTGCGCTTCAACTACCTCGGCCTGCAGACGCTCTACGACCGCTACTTCCTGCACGTGGACAACACCCGCATCGAGCTGCCACAGACCTTCTTCATGCGCGTGGCGATGGGCCTGGCGCTCAACGAGATCGACCGCGAGGCGCGCGCCATCGAGTTCTATCGCCTGCTCGCGACCTTCGACTTCATGAGCAGCACGCCGACGCTGTTCAACAGCGGCACGCGGCACTCGCAGCTGTCTTCGTGCTACCTCACCACAGTGGCCGACGACCTGGAAGGCATCTACCAGGCGATCAAGGAAAACGCCCTGCTGCAGAAGTTCGCCGGCGGCCTGGGCAACGACTGGACCCCGGTGCGCGCGCTGGGCAGCCTGATCCGCGGCACCAACGGCAAGAGCCAGGGGGTGATCCCCTTCCTCAAGGTGGTCAACGACACCGCGGTGGCGGTGAACCAGGGCGGCAAGCGCAAGGGGGCGGTGTGTGCCTACCTGGAGAGCTGGCACCTGGACATCGAGGAATTCCTCGAGCTGCGCAAGAACACCGGCGACGAGCGCCGCCGCACCCACGACATGAACACCGCCAACTGGATTCCGGATCTGTTCATGAAGCGGGTGATGGAGGGCGGCGAATGGACGCTGTTCTCGCCGGTGGACGTGCCCGACCTGCATGAGCGTTTCGGGCGCGATTTCGAGGCCGCCTACTTGGGCTACGAGGAGCGCGCCGCGCGCGGCGAGCTGAAGCTGTTCAAGAAAATCCCCGCGCTGCAGCTGTGGCGCAAGATGCTCACCATGCTGTTCGAGACCGGGCATCCGTGGATCACCTTCAAGGACGCCTGCAATGTGCGTTCGCCCCAGCAGCATGTGGGCGTGGTGCATAGCTCCAACCTGTGCACCGAGATCACCCTGAACACCTCGGCCGACGAGACCGCGGTGTGCAACCTCGGTTCGGTGAACCTGCCGGCCCATCTGGTGCAGGGCGCTGACGGGCGCTGGACGCTGGATCACGACAAGCTCGCGCGCACGGTGCGCAGCGCCATGCGCCTGCTCGACAACGTCATCGACATCAACTACTACGCCACCCCCAAGGCGCGCACCTCCAACCTGCGCCACCGCCCGGTGGGCCTGGGGATGATGGGCTTTGCCGACTGCCTGCACCGCATGGGCGTGGCCTATGCGTCCGACGAGGCGGTGGCCTTTGCCGACGTCTCCGCCGAGGCGCTGTGCTACCACGCCTACCTGGCCTCGACCGAGCTGGCCGAGGAGCGCGGGCGCTATTCGAGCTACGAGGGCAGCCTGTGGTCGCGCGGCGTGCTGCCGGCCGACACCCTGGCGCTGCTGGCCGAGTCGCGCGGCGGCTTCGTCGAGGTCGAGCGCGGCGGCGCGCTCGACTGGGAGGCGCTGCGCGAACGCATTGCGCGCCACGGCATGCGCAACTCCAACTGCGTGGCGATCGCGCCGACCGCCACCATCGCCAACATCGTCGGCGTGTCGGCCTCGATCGAGCCGGACTACCAGAACCTCTACGTCAAATCCAACCTGTCGGGCGAGTTCACCGTGGTCAACGAATACCTGGTGGAGGAACTGAAGGCGCTCGAGCTGTGGGATGACGTGATGATCGCCGACCTCAAGTACTTCGACGGCTCGCTCGCCCCCATCGACCGTGTGCCCGCCGAGCTCAAGGCCCGCTACGCCACCGCCTTCGAGACCGACCCGGCCTGGCTGGTGGAAGCCGCCGCGCGTCGCCAGAAGTGGATCGACCAGGCGCAGTCGCTCAACCTCTACGTCGCCGCGCCATCCGGGCGCAAGCTCGACGAGCTGTACCGGCTGGCGTGGACGCGCGGGCTGAAGACCACGTACTACCTACGCACCCTGGGCGCCACGGCGATGGAGAAGACCGGCGCGCGCGGCGCGGAACCGGCCGCCGAAGCGCAGTTCTGCGCCATCGACAACCCGGACTGCGAGGCCTGCCAATGA
- a CDS encoding ribonucleotide-diphosphate reductase subunit beta translates to MSAFRFDDWDDAPARPAPSAPAELSAELAVPLTPRPALAPVNPMDKRVVNGHADINQLAPFRYPWAWEFFLNANKNHWTPLEISMAQDVHDYHHKLTPAERHVFENVLAYLTTSDILAMRNIGLAVMEKMSAPELQIYQARQVYEEALHTWTYQHCIESLGLDQQEIYNRYRVVPEIHGKIALANRRLERVMRSDFDLRNRDNLHEFALSYLFFAGIFEGCWFYNGFTPIFALQRRGLMKGAAEQLQYIMRDEVLHCAFGIRVVRQLLQEENLTLDPVRLRELWDEAEAAEAAYAAFILREPILGYSAAQHVGQFRFIANRRARQLGLDEPFPGAQNVLCWLDEQANLRKEKNFFETRVTEYQTGGALSWE, encoded by the coding sequence ATGAGTGCCTTCCGCTTCGATGACTGGGACGATGCGCCGGCGCGCCCGGCACCCTCCGCCCCTGCGGAGCTCTCTGCCGAGCTGGCCGTACCACTGACCCCGCGCCCCGCGCTCGCCCCGGTCAACCCGATGGACAAGCGCGTGGTCAATGGCCACGCCGACATCAACCAGCTTGCGCCCTTCCGCTACCCGTGGGCCTGGGAGTTCTTCCTCAACGCCAACAAGAACCACTGGACGCCGCTGGAAATCTCCATGGCGCAGGACGTGCACGACTACCACCACAAGCTCACGCCGGCCGAACGCCACGTGTTCGAGAACGTGCTGGCCTACCTGACCACCTCCGACATCCTCGCCATGCGCAACATCGGCCTGGCGGTGATGGAGAAGATGAGCGCGCCCGAACTGCAGATCTACCAGGCCCGTCAGGTGTACGAGGAGGCGCTGCACACCTGGACCTACCAGCACTGCATCGAGAGCCTGGGCCTGGACCAGCAGGAGATCTACAACCGCTACCGCGTGGTGCCCGAGATCCACGGCAAGATCGCGCTCGCCAACCGCAGGCTGGAGCGGGTGATGCGTTCCGACTTCGACCTGAGGAACCGCGACAACCTGCATGAGTTCGCGCTCTCCTACCTGTTCTTTGCCGGCATCTTCGAGGGCTGCTGGTTCTACAACGGCTTCACCCCGATCTTCGCCCTGCAGCGCCGCGGGCTGATGAAGGGCGCCGCCGAGCAGCTGCAGTACATCATGCGCGACGAGGTGCTGCATTGCGCCTTCGGCATCCGCGTGGTGCGCCAGCTGCTGCAGGAAGAGAACCTCACCCTCGACCCGGTGCGCCTGCGCGAACTGTGGGACGAGGCCGAGGCCGCGGAAGCGGCCTACGCGGCGTTCATCCTGCGCGAGCCCATCCTCGGCTACTCAGCCGCGCAGCACGTCGGCCAGTTCCGCTTCATCGCCAACCGCCGCGCCCGCCAGCTGGGCCTGGACGAACCCTTCCCGGGCGCGCAGAACGTGCTCTGCTGGCTGGATGAGCAGGCCAACCTGCGGAAGGAGAAGAACTTCTTCGAAACCCGGGTCACCGAGTACCAGACCGGCGGGGCGCTGAGCTGGGAGTAG
- a CDS encoding DUF2946 family protein, which translates to MNPRGILTPRTWHLALRLAIFAVLAQLALGIASAQHQTRMLAAGPGAWEAICTPDGVEYISLDTLLGEAPAGEDTTRLSGGMHCAVCAAALLDPVPAQAQGLAAAPTAAADRLVPPRTLAHPAATPGLLPPPRAPPALS; encoded by the coding sequence GTGAATCCACGCGGCATCCTCACCCCCCGAACCTGGCATCTGGCGCTCCGGCTGGCGATCTTCGCCGTGCTCGCGCAGCTTGCGCTCGGCATCGCCAGCGCCCAGCACCAGACCCGCATGCTGGCCGCGGGGCCGGGCGCCTGGGAGGCGATCTGCACCCCCGACGGCGTCGAGTACATCAGCCTCGACACGCTGCTCGGGGAGGCGCCTGCCGGCGAGGACACCACCCGGCTGAGCGGTGGCATGCATTGCGCGGTGTGCGCCGCCGCCCTGCTCGATCCGGTGCCGGCGCAGGCGCAGGGGCTGGCCGCCGCCCCCACGGCGGCAGCCGACAGGCTGGTACCGCCACGAACGCTCGCCCACCCGGCCGCGACGCCGGGCCTGCTCCCTCCACCGCGCGCGCCCCCCGCACTTTCCTGA
- a CDS encoding patatin-like phospholipase family protein — protein MRPILLAALAASCLHSAAAVADSAPPEGGTSEIRPGVALVLSGGGARGVAHLGVLKVLEELRVPVDCVVGTSMGAIVGGAYASGMPLDEMEHRVRAADWTEMFQNALPRDRQPFREKQDAAGNRAAITLGWGAGGFLMPQSAIAGQQLDRFLTGLAGDAESLSGFDTLALPYRAIATDLESGAMVVINDGPLWRAMRASMAVPGVFLPIEHRGRLLVDGGLVMNLPVDIGRELCGGRVIAVNLGTLPLGRERLTTATEIVLQAINLALEQNVQQQLGRLDADDALVQVDLGDITSRDFDRVLETIPLGEQAARAAAASLARFAVDEASYAQWQARRQLRLLRPAPVITAVEVEGARHVPPRGVLAGLRQRTGLALDATALEEDLESLYAQGDFERLRYRVERDGAYGRLKVEAVDKSWGPNYLRFGGGLAADLQGDGAVALFAGLSRRWINDWEGRLNVDLQVGTTNRLRGELFQPLGLKSQWFLAPVLQAGSRTVPVFQDGRKVADFRVRERSAGLDLGYEAGAWGELRVGLHRGREKADIVSGAAVYPGQSVAQGKLRLSAVLDRLDSPFFPRRGYSARLLGEWHDGRFGSDLDYRYAEFDASWAGSGGPHTLMLGLTVAGSPDRELPSAGRYTLGGLFRLSGYRYGELAADQVVLASASYYRRISTLPEALGRGVYLGGTVEWGNLRNYALDAASPGSRSSMSLFLGADTVLGPLYVGMAYASRVGEPRYYLLFGQPY, from the coding sequence ATGCGTCCCATCCTGCTTGCCGCGCTGGCGGCGTCTTGCCTGCACAGCGCTGCGGCAGTGGCGGACAGCGCGCCGCCAGAGGGCGGCACGAGCGAGATCCGCCCCGGCGTGGCGCTGGTGCTGTCCGGGGGCGGGGCACGCGGCGTGGCGCACCTTGGCGTGCTGAAGGTGCTGGAAGAACTGCGCGTGCCGGTCGACTGCGTGGTGGGCACCAGCATGGGCGCGATCGTCGGCGGCGCCTACGCTTCCGGCATGCCGCTGGACGAGATGGAACACCGCGTGCGCGCGGCGGACTGGACCGAGATGTTCCAGAACGCGCTGCCGCGGGACCGCCAGCCCTTTCGCGAGAAACAGGACGCCGCCGGCAACCGCGCGGCGATCACCCTGGGCTGGGGCGCTGGCGGCTTCCTGATGCCACAGAGCGCGATTGCAGGCCAGCAGCTGGACCGTTTTCTCACCGGCCTGGCGGGCGATGCCGAGTCGCTCAGCGGGTTCGACACGCTGGCGCTACCCTACCGCGCCATCGCCACCGACCTGGAGAGCGGCGCCATGGTGGTGATCAACGACGGACCGTTGTGGCGCGCAATGCGGGCCAGCATGGCGGTGCCAGGCGTGTTCCTGCCGATCGAGCACCGGGGGCGGCTGCTGGTCGATGGCGGCCTGGTGATGAACCTGCCGGTCGACATCGGTCGCGAACTGTGCGGCGGGCGGGTGATCGCGGTGAACCTCGGCACCCTGCCGCTGGGCCGCGAGCGGCTTACCACCGCTACCGAGATCGTGCTGCAGGCGATCAACCTGGCCCTGGAGCAGAACGTGCAGCAGCAACTCGGCCGGCTGGATGCCGACGATGCGCTGGTGCAGGTTGATCTGGGCGACATCACCTCGCGCGACTTCGACCGCGTGCTGGAGACCATTCCGCTGGGCGAACAGGCGGCGCGCGCGGCCGCCGCCTCGCTGGCGCGCTTCGCGGTGGACGAGGCGTCCTACGCGCAGTGGCAGGCCCGCCGGCAACTGCGCCTGCTGCGCCCGGCGCCGGTGATCACCGCGGTCGAAGTGGAGGGCGCACGGCATGTGCCCCCGCGCGGCGTGCTCGCCGGCCTGCGCCAGCGCACCGGGCTGGCGCTCGATGCCACTGCGCTGGAGGAGGATCTGGAGAGCCTGTACGCGCAAGGCGATTTCGAACGCCTGCGCTACCGGGTCGAGCGCGACGGCGCCTATGGGCGCCTGAAGGTGGAAGCGGTCGACAAGTCCTGGGGCCCCAACTACCTGCGCTTCGGCGGCGGCTTGGCGGCGGACCTGCAGGGTGACGGCGCGGTGGCCCTGTTCGCCGGGCTGTCGCGGCGCTGGATCAACGACTGGGAGGGGCGGCTCAACGTCGACCTGCAGGTCGGCACCACCAACCGCCTGCGTGGGGAGCTGTTCCAGCCGCTGGGCCTGAAGAGCCAATGGTTCCTCGCCCCGGTGCTGCAGGCCGGCAGCCGCACCGTGCCGGTCTTCCAGGATGGCCGCAAGGTGGCGGATTTCCGCGTGCGCGAGCGCAGCGCGGGGCTGGATCTGGGCTACGAGGCCGGCGCATGGGGCGAACTGCGCGTCGGCTTGCATCGCGGGCGCGAGAAGGCCGACATCGTCAGCGGCGCGGCGGTCTATCCCGGTCAGTCGGTGGCGCAGGGCAAGCTGCGCCTGAGCGCGGTGCTCGATCGCCTCGACAGCCCGTTCTTTCCGCGCCGGGGCTACAGCGCCCGCCTGCTCGGCGAGTGGCACGACGGGCGTTTCGGCAGCGATCTCGACTACCGCTATGCGGAGTTCGACGCGTCCTGGGCGGGCTCCGGCGGTCCCCACACCCTGATGCTGGGCCTCACCGTGGCCGGCAGCCCGGATCGCGAACTGCCTTCCGCGGGACGCTACACCCTGGGCGGCCTGTTCCGCCTGTCCGGCTACCGTTACGGCGAACTGGCCGCCGACCAGGTGGTGCTGGCGAGCGCCTCCTACTACCGGCGCATCTCGACCCTCCCCGAGGCGCTCGGACGTGGCGTGTATCTCGGCGGCACGGTGGAGTGGGGAAACCTGCGCAACTATGCCCTGGACGCGGCCTCTCCCGGTTCGCGCAGCTCGATGTCGCTGTTTCTCGGCGCCGACACCGTGCTGGGGCCGCTCTACGTGGGCATGGCCTACGCATCGCGGGTGGGCGAGCCGCGCTACTACCTGCTGTTCGGCCAGCCGTACTGA